The proteins below are encoded in one region of Myxococcales bacterium:
- a CDS encoding formyl transferase, which yields MRILLLGHYEIASNLGLSLIADALKAHELRIMLSAQPSPKADTPAALVELARYESQLCEVLDAKARRQGPYGFQALAKRTGHPVAILKNPNSDQGHAAISRFKPDLIVSCRYRRILRDEAIALARFGVINLHSGLLPQYRGVMATFWAMLAQEKEIGATLHYIADSSIDTGAVIAQRSIALQANASYLHNVLRLYPASQHLVAQAVQQIEATGKATSMPQQDAGSYFSAPQSSDLARFEQKGLILFDGAELDAVIS from the coding sequence ATGAGAATTTTACTGCTTGGTCATTATGAGATCGCAAGTAACCTGGGTCTCAGTTTGATTGCCGATGCTCTCAAAGCGCATGAACTGCGCATTATGCTTTCTGCGCAACCATCGCCCAAAGCGGACACACCTGCCGCTCTTGTTGAGCTCGCGCGCTACGAAAGCCAGCTATGTGAAGTGCTTGATGCAAAAGCTCGTCGGCAGGGGCCCTATGGCTTTCAAGCACTGGCCAAGCGCACAGGCCATCCGGTTGCGATATTGAAGAATCCTAACTCTGATCAGGGCCATGCAGCGATAAGTCGCTTCAAGCCGGATTTGATCGTATCTTGCCGCTATCGCCGCATTTTGAGAGATGAGGCTATCGCTCTTGCACGTTTTGGCGTGATCAATCTTCATTCGGGTTTGCTGCCTCAGTATCGTGGCGTGATGGCGACGTTTTGGGCCATGCTCGCTCAGGAAAAAGAAATCGGCGCAACCCTTCACTACATTGCTGATTCAAGCATCGATACCGGTGCGGTTATTGCGCAACGGTCTATCGCGCTGCAAGCAAATGCATCTTATTTGCACAATGTGCTGCGTCTTTATCCAGCGAGCCAACATCTTGTGGCTCAAGCTGTACAGCAGATAGAAGCTACCGGCAAAGCAACTTCTATGCCGCAGCAAGATGCTGGTAGTTACTTTTCAGCGCCTCAATCGAGCGATCTTGCTCGGTTCGAACAAAAAGGCCTCATCTTGTTCGATGGTGCCGAACTTGATGCCGTTATCAGCTAG
- a CDS encoding glycine hydroxymethyltransferase, protein MNKSALQLYLDQNASKAHAGAASFYAALDQVATVSPSISKAIAQELADQRSHLKLIASENYCSLATQLASANLFTDKYAEGFAGHRFYAGCENVDTVESEACQLACELFGAEHAYVQPHSGADANMVAFFAILSARVQAPLLETLNQSDLYKLSDKEWQNFRAQFNNQRLLALNYYAGGHLTHGYRHNVSSRLFQVSHYGVDSSTGLVDMDALAKQAKEVKPLVLLAGYSAYPRKLNFAKMRQIADDVGAVLMVDMAHFAGLVAGKVFTGDFDPVPHAHVVTSTTHKTLRGPRGGLVLCKNEFAEWVDKGCPAVLGGPLPHVMASKAIAFREALKPEFKTYAQSIVDNSQALAVSLKDEGIPVLTGGTDNHIVLVNVSEGFGLTGRQAETALRECRLTLNRNSLPNDPNGAWYTSGLRLGTAAVSTIGMTADDMKEIASITKLVLSNTKAVIVAKGERKGQKSLAKYTLDESVKKQAQERVAKLMELHRPYPELDLQILQEAKLLS, encoded by the coding sequence ATGAATAAAAGTGCCCTGCAATTGTACCTTGATCAAAACGCTTCCAAAGCCCATGCCGGAGCGGCTTCATTTTATGCGGCCCTTGATCAAGTCGCAACCGTTTCACCGAGTATTAGTAAAGCTATTGCCCAGGAGCTTGCCGATCAACGTAGTCATCTCAAGCTCATCGCCAGCGAGAACTACTGCTCACTTGCAACACAGCTTGCAAGTGCAAACCTGTTCACAGACAAGTACGCCGAAGGTTTTGCGGGCCATCGCTTTTATGCAGGTTGTGAAAATGTCGACACGGTTGAAAGCGAGGCTTGCCAACTTGCTTGCGAGCTTTTTGGTGCAGAACATGCCTACGTACAGCCGCATTCGGGCGCGGATGCTAACATGGTGGCCTTTTTCGCGATTCTATCCGCGCGCGTTCAAGCACCGCTGCTCGAGACTTTGAATCAAAGTGATTTGTATAAACTTAGTGACAAAGAGTGGCAGAATTTTCGCGCGCAGTTTAACAACCAGCGACTGCTTGCACTCAACTACTATGCCGGTGGACACCTTACCCATGGCTATCGGCACAATGTTTCGAGCCGATTATTTCAGGTCTCACATTACGGGGTGGACTCCAGTACGGGCTTGGTTGACATGGATGCTCTTGCTAAACAAGCCAAGGAAGTCAAGCCTCTCGTGTTATTGGCTGGTTACAGCGCGTATCCGCGTAAACTCAACTTCGCGAAGATGAGGCAGATTGCCGATGACGTCGGCGCGGTGCTCATGGTGGATATGGCTCATTTCGCCGGACTCGTTGCAGGTAAAGTCTTTACCGGTGATTTTGATCCTGTGCCCCACGCACATGTTGTCACATCGACCACGCATAAAACATTGCGCGGACCGCGTGGTGGTTTGGTGCTATGCAAAAACGAATTTGCTGAATGGGTCGATAAAGGCTGCCCTGCCGTGCTCGGTGGACCCTTACCGCATGTCATGGCTTCCAAAGCCATCGCTTTTCGAGAAGCGCTCAAGCCGGAATTTAAAACGTATGCGCAAAGCATCGTCGATAACTCTCAAGCACTGGCGGTATCGCTAAAAGACGAGGGCATCCCTGTGCTTACAGGAGGCACTGACAATCACATTGTGCTTGTCAATGTAAGCGAAGGCTTTGGTCTAACGGGCCGTCAAGCCGAAACAGCGCTGCGTGAGTGCAGGTTGACACTCAATCGCAATTCGCTGCCAAACGATCCAAACGGCGCATGGTACACGAGTGGTTTAAGGCTTGGAACAGCAGCGGTCAGTACGATCGGTATGACCGCCGATGACATGAAAGAAATCGCGAGCATTACAAAACTCGTTCTTTCAAATACCAAAGCAGTCATCGTTGCCAAGGGCGAGCGCAAGGGCCAAAAGAGCCTGGCGAAGTATACGCTTGATGAGAGTGTAAAGAAGCAGGCACAAGAACGCGTAGCTAAACTGATGGAATTACATCGCCCGTATCCAGAACTCGATCTGCAGATTCTCCAAGAAGCCAAGCTGTTGTCGTAG
- the folK gene encoding 2-amino-4-hydroxy-6-hydroxymethyldihydropteridine diphosphokinase produces MTVGSSYAMHLAMRGRLFIVGLGSNLGQRYQSILGAAKLINGLAGCQVLEISPVLESKALGPKQPPYCNAALRLRSTLPVFELLRALNLVEKRLGRRRFQKWGPRTIDLDILWAEGLNLHSEKLQLPHPGLIHRPFALIPLLQVAPELHERFGPHASRLGHGVKASQPPRQRRAAPQ; encoded by the coding sequence ATGACAGTCGGCTCTAGCTATGCGATGCACCTAGCCATGCGAGGTCGTCTTTTTATTGTGGGTTTGGGTTCCAATCTGGGCCAGCGCTACCAAAGTATTTTAGGTGCCGCAAAGCTGATAAACGGCCTAGCTGGCTGTCAGGTGCTTGAAATCTCACCTGTGTTGGAGTCCAAAGCGCTTGGCCCCAAACAGCCACCTTATTGTAACGCCGCACTGCGCTTAAGAAGCACGTTACCGGTATTTGAGCTGCTTAGAGCCCTGAATCTCGTGGAAAAGAGGCTAGGACGTCGGCGCTTTCAAAAATGGGGGCCTCGCACGATTGATCTGGATATTCTGTGGGCTGAAGGCCTAAATTTGCACTCTGAAAAGCTACAACTGCCCCATCCAGGCCTAATACACCGGCCCTTTGCGCTGATTCCCTTGCTCCAAGTGGCTCCCGAGCTCCACGAGCGTTTTGGCCCCCATGCCAGCCGACTTGGCCATGGCGTAAAAGCCAGTCAACCGCCTCGACAACGCAGGGCAGCTCCTCAGTGA
- a CDS encoding VCBS repeat-containing protein → MKRFVISAIVLFFVSVNARAQFIDSTAVQTAFSVLNDSSGNFDDMGYAVVWADFNNDGFLDLVVNQQNESRLFFFNPISTLFEDMTNPKISNGSNGFLRNNGNAFGKWRSAIAADFNHDGFVDIARNWFEQIEVYLNNGSADAEPYSFGGVSRAPNLTISSGTTATFNSEGMGVLDYDGDGDLDLLFDNDDAFELLLNDGNASFSYLTSAPFHGSGGNDGHFIAVTDYDANGFVDILVDISSIADLWSQTSPSTFASVANYTQEGDTGGDIFCDFNADGRFDLFAVNGSDSLIYFQDNLGTLNVSTQPSGATGYQYGGVDCGDVDSDGDLDLLVVNNGAHQLFINDGSGAMSSSSLPVTANGLGSGATFADVDQDGDVDLLINQNPAAVFLENTSSISEDYLIVRVQADSEDACQQTNSDGFVLRDDIGATIRLLDNANPNNPSYVGPIQEVNGGKGAGSQSSPWVHFGLTHLGGGDHSYLVEIKFRYQQGDSALDTVRIPVHPSDIAGYQQLNVISSDPDGDSIKTGDEKADAAAAGLSDDIDGDGLANWLDTDADGDGVSDRSEAGDSNACTSAVDSDGDGVPDYLVSSSDPNVDPPPLGTGDSDGDGLLDSEEDLNGNGNPDDDDSDRDGIPNYLDVDDDDDGILTSQEITDAAAYGGRTDVDGDGLVNWLDTDSDGDGILDSDESGDADGDGVPDYLSFSGVSGGALCSIESRQKESWLFVVVALAFLIRKRKLQLRDGT, encoded by the coding sequence ATGAAGCGATTTGTAATCTCTGCAATTGTCTTGTTTTTTGTTTCTGTAAACGCCCGCGCGCAGTTTATTGACAGCACTGCTGTGCAGACAGCGTTCTCGGTATTGAATGATAGCAGCGGTAACTTCGACGACATGGGATATGCTGTTGTTTGGGCCGATTTCAATAACGACGGCTTTTTAGATTTGGTGGTAAACCAACAAAACGAAAGCCGGCTTTTTTTCTTCAACCCCATAAGCACGCTTTTTGAAGATATGACCAATCCCAAGATAAGCAATGGAAGCAATGGTTTTCTGCGAAACAACGGCAACGCTTTCGGTAAATGGCGCAGTGCCATTGCCGCTGACTTTAATCATGACGGCTTCGTCGATATCGCACGCAATTGGTTTGAACAAATTGAGGTTTATTTGAACAACGGATCCGCTGATGCGGAGCCATACAGTTTTGGTGGTGTTAGCAGAGCTCCAAATCTCACAATTTCGTCGGGTACGACGGCTACCTTTAATTCAGAAGGCATGGGTGTTCTTGACTACGATGGCGATGGCGATCTTGATTTGCTTTTCGACAACGATGATGCCTTCGAGTTACTGCTCAACGACGGCAATGCATCATTTTCCTACCTAACGAGCGCGCCTTTCCATGGCAGTGGTGGCAACGATGGGCATTTTATTGCTGTTACCGATTACGACGCGAATGGCTTCGTTGATATACTAGTAGATATTTCATCCATTGCGGATTTGTGGTCGCAAACAAGTCCTTCTACCTTCGCTTCGGTAGCGAACTACACGCAAGAGGGCGATACGGGTGGCGACATTTTTTGCGATTTCAACGCAGACGGACGTTTTGACTTGTTTGCGGTGAACGGAAGCGATTCACTTATTTATTTCCAAGATAATTTGGGCACACTCAATGTCTCAACGCAGCCCAGTGGAGCCACCGGCTATCAGTACGGCGGCGTTGATTGTGGTGATGTTGATAGCGATGGTGATCTCGATCTTCTCGTGGTCAACAATGGTGCTCATCAGCTTTTTATCAATGATGGTTCGGGAGCAATGAGCAGTTCTTCTCTGCCTGTGACTGCGAACGGTTTAGGTAGTGGTGCAACTTTCGCCGACGTCGATCAGGATGGTGACGTCGATTTACTTATCAACCAAAACCCTGCCGCTGTTTTTCTTGAGAACACTTCTTCGATCAGCGAAGACTATCTGATAGTACGTGTACAGGCAGATAGTGAAGACGCTTGTCAGCAGACCAATAGCGATGGTTTTGTGTTGCGAGATGATATCGGAGCAACCATTCGCTTGCTTGATAATGCGAACCCAAACAATCCAAGTTATGTGGGTCCCATTCAAGAAGTAAATGGCGGCAAAGGCGCTGGCAGTCAATCAAGTCCTTGGGTCCATTTTGGACTAACACATCTTGGTGGGGGTGATCATAGCTACCTCGTTGAGATTAAGTTCCGCTATCAGCAAGGGGATAGCGCATTAGACACAGTTCGCATTCCTGTTCATCCCAGTGACATCGCAGGGTATCAACAACTCAACGTTATCAGTTCGGATCCTGACGGAGACTCCATCAAAACGGGTGATGAAAAAGCAGATGCTGCTGCAGCGGGGCTCTCAGACGACATCGACGGTGATGGTTTAGCAAACTGGCTTGATACAGATGCTGACGGCGACGGCGTTTCCGACCGCAGCGAAGCGGGAGATAGCAACGCTTGCACCAGTGCCGTTGATTCAGACGGCGATGGTGTTCCGGATTACCTTGTGTCGTCTTCAGACCCCAACGTGGATCCACCACCCTTGGGAACGGGCGATAGCGATGGTGATGGACTTCTCGATAGTGAAGAAGATCTGAATGGCAACGGCAATCCCGACGATGATGACAGCGACCGCGATGGAATACCAAACTATTTGGATGTTGATGACGATGACGATGGTATCTTAACCTCTCAGGAGATTACAGATGCTGCAGCCTATGGGGGCCGCACTGACGTCGATGGAGACGGTCTAGTAAACTGGCTTGATACGGATTCAGATGGCGATGGCATACTTGATTCTGATGAGTCAGGTGATGCCGACGGTGATGGCGTTCCGGACTATCTCAGCTTTAGCGGTGTCTCCGGCGGGGCCCTGTGTTCGATAGAGAGCCGCCAAAAAGAAAGCTGGCTCTTCGTTGTCGTCGCGCTAGCGTTTCTTATCCGCAAGCGAAAATTGCAATTGCGCGACGGAACATAG
- the xseA gene encoding exodeoxyribonuclease VII large subunit, with protein sequence MSTLSLFGDKKQDTPDERVLSVAELNRIVRLHLETGFSSIQVQGELSDVMHARSGHVYFTLNDMESSAQIRCVMFRADAQTCKLDIEDGAAVRLTGMLSLYEPRGSFQLIVRRFVPEGAGDLKAQFERLRKKLESEGLIDESKRRSLPAFPTHIGVVTSAEGAAVHDIIRVASSRFPLRITVSPCLVQGKEAPASIIKALIAVQRITDLDVVIIGRGGGSAEDLAAFNDENLARAVAACRVPIVSAVGHEIDMSICDLVADLRASTPSNAAELVVPDQNQVRDLLQSHRRALSQAMDMVLGRKRLAFERALRRVSDPRSALQGIASRFERLHSALMANALRYLTLKRAELETNHRQLLRHDVRRVLAQDRQTFQALQIKLKAMPEKLIYHHRSMLRATEAKLGMLSPLGVLARGYSVAIHEKTGKALLRSKEVSIHDAVVLRLHEGSLHTKVERKDD encoded by the coding sequence ATGTCAACCTTGTCGCTTTTTGGCGATAAAAAACAAGACACTCCAGATGAACGAGTGCTGTCCGTTGCCGAGCTCAATCGCATCGTGCGCCTGCATTTGGAGACCGGCTTCTCGAGCATTCAGGTTCAAGGTGAACTCTCCGATGTGATGCATGCCCGATCGGGTCACGTTTACTTCACCCTCAATGACATGGAAAGCTCGGCGCAAATTCGTTGCGTCATGTTCAGGGCCGATGCTCAGACATGCAAGTTGGACATCGAAGATGGCGCAGCGGTGCGTCTGACAGGCATGCTTTCGCTCTATGAGCCCCGTGGCTCATTTCAACTGATCGTACGGCGCTTTGTACCCGAAGGTGCCGGCGATCTCAAAGCTCAATTCGAGCGCCTTCGCAAAAAATTAGAGAGCGAAGGCCTTATTGATGAGAGCAAGCGGCGGAGCCTGCCAGCTTTTCCAACACACATCGGAGTGGTGACAAGCGCTGAAGGCGCCGCAGTTCATGACATCATCCGTGTGGCATCAAGCCGCTTTCCCTTGCGCATTACGGTAAGCCCGTGCCTTGTTCAAGGCAAAGAAGCGCCTGCAAGTATCATCAAAGCGCTCATTGCCGTGCAACGCATCACCGATCTTGACGTCGTGATCATTGGTCGCGGTGGAGGAAGCGCTGAGGATCTCGCGGCCTTCAATGACGAAAATCTTGCGCGTGCAGTGGCTGCTTGCCGGGTGCCGATTGTCAGCGCTGTAGGACACGAAATCGATATGAGTATTTGTGATCTTGTTGCCGATCTTCGCGCATCGACTCCGTCGAATGCGGCTGAACTTGTCGTTCCCGATCAGAATCAAGTCAGAGACCTTTTGCAATCACACCGACGAGCGCTTAGCCAGGCCATGGATATGGTGTTGGGACGTAAGCGCCTTGCTTTTGAGCGAGCACTTCGGCGGGTTTCCGATCCACGTTCGGCTCTTCAGGGTATCGCTTCACGTTTTGAACGATTGCATTCTGCGCTAATGGCGAATGCGCTTCGCTATCTTACTCTCAAACGCGCCGAGCTTGAAACAAACCACCGTCAATTGCTCAGACATGATGTGCGACGTGTTTTGGCGCAGGATCGGCAGACCTTTCAAGCGCTGCAGATCAAACTCAAAGCCATGCCTGAAAAGCTCATCTATCATCATCGCTCAATGCTTCGCGCAACGGAAGCTAAGCTTGGAATGCTTTCGCCTTTGGGTGTCCTGGCGCGTGGCTATTCGGTTGCGATTCACGAGAAAACAGGAAAAGCGTTGCTCCGATCCAAAGAGGTCTCGATTCACGATGCAGTGGTGTTGCGTTTGCACGAAGGTAGCCTTCACACCAAGGTCGAACGAAAAGATGACTGA
- the aroE gene encoding shikimate dehydrogenase yields the protein MTDFYGIFGYPVGHSKSPAMHNAAFRKLGMDALYLPYSVPSERLAEAFDALRMLGMRGVNLTVPHKEAALPLLDELSEAARQIGAVNTIINDNGVLKGCNTDAPGLIRALQEDQVALSDARVIVIGAGGAARAAVFGLMNAGCSSITIAARRKAQADALVRDFNETASSVDLSSIELEEEQLIKCFRTATLLIQATSATLKSDQTAQAFVQSLPLASLPKDAVALDLIYSANKSTLFCIAAEQSGLRSLDGTGMLLHQGALAFELWTTFHPPLESMRVALTKTRV from the coding sequence ATGACTGATTTTTACGGCATTTTTGGCTATCCTGTTGGGCACTCGAAGTCCCCTGCCATGCACAACGCGGCATTTAGAAAACTTGGCATGGATGCTTTGTATCTGCCCTACTCGGTGCCTTCCGAAAGGCTTGCGGAAGCATTTGATGCCTTGCGCATGCTCGGCATGCGCGGCGTGAATCTTACCGTACCGCACAAAGAAGCTGCTCTGCCTTTACTCGATGAGCTTAGCGAAGCAGCGCGGCAAATCGGCGCTGTTAACACAATAATTAATGACAACGGTGTTCTTAAGGGGTGCAATACGGATGCACCGGGGCTTATCCGAGCGTTGCAAGAAGATCAGGTTGCGTTGAGTGATGCTCGAGTGATTGTGATCGGCGCAGGAGGTGCCGCGCGAGCAGCTGTTTTCGGTTTGATGAATGCAGGATGCTCAAGCATCACGATTGCTGCAAGGCGCAAAGCGCAAGCGGATGCGTTAGTTCGTGACTTTAATGAAACCGCATCATCAGTTGATCTGTCATCAATCGAACTTGAAGAAGAACAGCTTATCAAGTGCTTTAGAACTGCAACCCTACTGATACAAGCAACGAGCGCCACGCTAAAAAGCGATCAAACTGCACAGGCTTTTGTGCAAAGTTTGCCACTGGCGAGCCTTCCTAAAGACGCTGTTGCCCTGGATTTGATTTACTCAGCGAATAAAAGTACCTTGTTTTGCATTGCAGCAGAGCAAAGCGGACTACGCAGTTTAGATGGCACTGGTATGCTCTTACATCAAGGTGCACTTGCTTTCGAGCTATGGACAACGTTTCATCCTCCTCTTGAGTCAATGCGCGTCGCGCTCACGAAAACTAGGGTTTAG
- a CDS encoding PilZ domain-containing protein, whose protein sequence is MSDRRERRLSGRFNLWFYLDFYRETGDNKCAGICYDISTTGMMIGSSEKLVVGENLHLRFRVMPEHFNDAAVSASPIRVLENPYDTTGTWPHLSAIQFDEPFPELEPLLQIAAQSDKVKR, encoded by the coding sequence ATGTCCGATCGCCGCGAACGACGCCTCTCAGGCCGCTTTAACCTCTGGTTTTACTTGGATTTTTACCGTGAAACTGGGGACAACAAATGTGCTGGTATTTGCTACGACATCAGCACCACCGGCATGATGATTGGCAGCTCCGAGAAGCTCGTGGTGGGCGAAAACTTACATTTGCGTTTCAGGGTGATGCCAGAGCACTTCAACGATGCGGCTGTATCTGCATCGCCAATTCGAGTCCTTGAAAACCCTTACGACACCACGGGTACTTGGCCACATTTGAGCGCCATTCAGTTTGATGAACCCTTCCCAGAACTTGAACCGCTTTTGCAAATTGCTGCGCAATCCGACAAAGTTAAACGCTAG
- a CDS encoding TIGR02266 family protein — MADTRKDRRAPVSLKVRFKSATVDQFIEQYSIDISRGGLFIKSKSPMPVGTLLKFEFQLKDESRLIQGVGRVVWMRMPEQASEPDKPPGMGVKFIKMDPQSRALVERIVAPRGQQPAAFETGATHAPPPTGAGRQSFAKVKDQAPFFPSTTPESELPPLEDRTQVRHASQFLASAVAEAGGDPKTAAEAERQAWEARRRSEELERQRAVAAALTNTSSSRPSSHRTSVPPSPDHALKSTGTVAYEDYGGLFGASREESGVFEDESTGVFQGSPSSPVVAVAPSNHNRLSSRAAQRSSSFPRDESPVKLPMHWKPVAFAFAVIVIAGVGLWWSQHDQDSTADVDPDFAPEAETSAAFGAPKEQIPSANETSGKKEATKNNTVQGPTVSVALQSNPTGAVIRVDGIERGLTPITLALPKDKEVTVSFKLPAHATVLRKLTSAKEGETVKVKLAPLPFFLDVTTIPRGATIWALGRHKATPAKLNLGFVRNKFLVRA; from the coding sequence ATGGCAGATACGCGCAAAGATAGACGTGCCCCAGTTTCCCTAAAAGTACGTTTTAAAAGCGCAACCGTTGATCAATTCATAGAGCAATACAGTATCGATATTTCTCGCGGTGGACTTTTCATTAAGTCAAAGAGTCCGATGCCAGTTGGCACACTGCTCAAGTTTGAATTTCAGCTCAAAGATGAGTCACGTTTGATCCAAGGTGTCGGGCGCGTGGTTTGGATGCGTATGCCTGAGCAAGCATCCGAACCGGACAAGCCTCCTGGAATGGGTGTTAAGTTCATAAAAATGGATCCGCAAAGCCGTGCCCTTGTCGAGCGCATTGTGGCTCCACGTGGTCAACAACCGGCTGCTTTTGAAACTGGCGCCACGCATGCACCACCACCAACAGGAGCTGGGCGCCAGAGCTTTGCAAAGGTAAAAGATCAAGCTCCGTTTTTCCCCAGCACTACACCTGAATCCGAACTACCACCACTTGAAGATCGTACGCAGGTGCGCCATGCGAGCCAGTTCTTAGCCTCTGCTGTAGCCGAAGCCGGAGGCGATCCAAAAACAGCCGCCGAAGCAGAACGACAAGCATGGGAAGCACGTCGGCGCAGCGAAGAACTCGAGCGTCAACGAGCCGTGGCCGCAGCTCTAACAAATACTTCTTCTTCAAGACCATCATCGCATCGAACTTCCGTTCCACCGAGCCCTGATCATGCTTTAAAATCCACTGGAACTGTAGCGTACGAAGATTACGGTGGTTTGTTTGGCGCTTCTCGTGAAGAATCCGGCGTATTTGAAGATGAGTCGACCGGCGTGTTTCAAGGATCTCCATCAAGTCCAGTCGTTGCGGTTGCACCCTCTAACCACAACAGGCTATCTTCAAGGGCCGCGCAACGCTCATCATCTTTTCCTCGAGATGAAAGTCCCGTCAAGCTTCCGATGCATTGGAAGCCTGTGGCGTTTGCGTTCGCTGTTATCGTGATCGCCGGCGTGGGGCTTTGGTGGTCTCAACACGATCAAGACAGCACTGCGGATGTCGATCCGGATTTTGCTCCCGAAGCAGAAACATCGGCCGCGTTTGGCGCTCCTAAAGAACAAATCCCCTCGGCTAACGAGACATCGGGGAAGAAAGAAGCGACAAAAAACAACACGGTACAGGGCCCAACTGTATCCGTTGCCTTACAGAGCAATCCAACAGGTGCTGTTATTCGGGTCGATGGTATCGAAAGAGGACTTACGCCGATAACGCTTGCATTACCCAAAGACAAAGAAGTCACTGTTTCTTTCAAGCTTCCAGCACATGCCACCGTGCTTCGTAAACTTACTTCTGCAAAAGAAGGCGAGACCGTCAAAGTAAAGCTTGCTCCTCTGCCTTTCTTCTTGGATGTGACCACGATTCCACGTGGGGCAACAATCTGGGCATTGGGTCGCCATAAAGCAACCCCAGCGAAATTGAATCTTGGTTTTGTTAGAAATAAGTTCCTAGTACGCGCTTAA
- a CDS encoding methionine adenosyltransferase, with protein sequence MAGYLFSSESVTEGHPDKICDAISDSVLDAILKQDKHARVAAETMVKTGYAIVAGEVTTQAWIDLAEIVRGTVREIGYTDSSMGFDADTCAVLNAIEKQSPDISQGVSEGEGMYKDQGAGDQGLMFGFAVNETKELMPMPIMLAHKLAKKLATVRKKNVVDFLRPDGKSQVTVEYDQQGKPSRIDAVVISTQHADGIKHKTIKEAVMEEVINPVLPASMVDSKTKYWINPTGRFVVGGPYGDAGLTGRKIIVDTYGGMGRHGGGAFSGKDPSKVDRSAAYFARYVAKNIVAAGLARRCEVQVAYAIGVAKPVGVYVSTFGTGVVDDEKIAKTVSKIFDFRPKAIIDTLDLLRPIYRATAAYGHFGRNEKGFTWEQTDRADELAKLLLPKGAAGSKTSGKANGKGSKAVHSSASM encoded by the coding sequence ATGGCAGGCTATCTATTTTCATCCGAATCCGTAACTGAAGGGCATCCAGACAAAATTTGTGATGCGATTTCAGACAGCGTCTTGGACGCTATCCTTAAACAAGACAAACATGCTCGCGTAGCTGCGGAGACCATGGTCAAAACCGGCTATGCCATCGTAGCTGGTGAGGTGACGACACAAGCTTGGATTGACTTAGCCGAAATCGTTCGAGGCACTGTTCGTGAGATTGGCTATACCGATTCATCGATGGGTTTCGATGCAGACACCTGTGCGGTGCTCAACGCGATTGAAAAACAGTCCCCAGATATTTCACAAGGTGTGAGCGAAGGCGAAGGGATGTACAAAGATCAAGGCGCTGGTGACCAAGGCCTGATGTTTGGCTTTGCTGTCAATGAGACCAAAGAGCTTATGCCAATGCCAATCATGTTGGCTCACAAGCTTGCGAAAAAGCTCGCAACGGTTCGTAAAAAGAACGTGGTTGATTTCTTGCGACCCGATGGCAAAAGCCAAGTGACTGTTGAATACGATCAGCAAGGCAAGCCAAGTCGAATTGATGCAGTAGTTATTTCAACTCAGCATGCCGATGGCATCAAACACAAAACGATCAAAGAAGCTGTGATGGAGGAAGTCATTAATCCAGTGCTTCCAGCTAGCATGGTTGACAGCAAAACAAAGTACTGGATCAATCCAACGGGGCGTTTTGTCGTGGGCGGTCCTTATGGTGATGCTGGTCTTACCGGTCGTAAGATCATTGTTGATACCTACGGCGGCATGGGTCGACATGGCGGAGGTGCTTTCAGTGGTAAAGATCCTTCGAAGGTCGATCGCAGTGCTGCTTATTTTGCTCGCTATGTAGCTAAGAACATTGTGGCGGCAGGCCTTGCACGTCGTTGTGAAGTGCAGGTTGCCTACGCCATTGGTGTGGCTAAGCCTGTGGGTGTTTATGTTTCAACCTTTGGCACCGGTGTTGTCGACGATGAAAAGATCGCAAAAACCGTATCCAAGATCTTTGATTTCCGCCCCAAGGCTATCATTGACACCCTTGATTTGTTGCGACCCATCTATCGCGCTACCGCAGCGTACGGCCATTTTGGACGCAACGAAAAAGGCTTCACCTGGGAGCAAACGGATCGCGCTGATGAGCTTGCAAAGTTGTTGCTTCCAAAAGGTGCAGCTGGCAGCAAAACATCTGGCAAGGCAAACGGCAAAGGCAGCAAAGCTGTTCATAGCAGCGCAAGCATGTAG